The Sesamum indicum cultivar Zhongzhi No. 13 linkage group LG1, S_indicum_v1.0, whole genome shotgun sequence genome includes a window with the following:
- the LOC105176754 gene encoding uncharacterized protein LOC105176754: protein MFEESVSEIPSSIWASMISWFTPTVLFVLLNLMIGTIAFTSKLTSQKHHHDQLQNEPHHHQDEAKIARSTSVLQRLKSINFYAHYRSHQEPQNLSVHHKPSQDSATLFNLEHTTQNLEPQSHYFFQAVHQENLHHTPHQSQDPYVYEGTLDESSQETQTQFVFDQKDSNLDDFQQAHEEKVEEEDDELQSMDEIYSQLKGGHFSRTKSDTEPASGEIPTRLPARMRKSASLKSAFGHFEEENIVEARRPATMRERSNAKVTEGDEEVDAKADDFINKFKQQLKLQRLDSILRYKDMIGRGIGGR, encoded by the coding sequence ATGTTTGAAGAATCTGTGTCTGAAATACCTTCTTCAATATGGGCATCTATGATCAGCTGGTTCACTCCCACTGTGCTGTTTGTACTCCTCAATCTCATGATAGGCACCATTGCCTTTACCTCAAAACTCACCAGCCAAAAACACCACCATGACCAGCTTCAGAACGAACCCCATCATCATCAAGATGAAGCCAAGATTGCTAGATCAACATCAGTTCTTCAGCGTCTGAAATCCATCAATTTCTACGCTCACTACAGATCTCATCAGGAGCCTCAAAACCtgtcagttcaccacaaacCAAGCCAAGATTCCGCCACGCTTTTCAATCTTGAGCACACTACTCAGAATCTAGAACCACAGTCGCACTACTTTTTCCAAGCAGTACATCAAGAAAATCTTCATCATACGCCTCATCAGTCTCAAGACCCTTACGTTTACGAAGGGACCCTTGACGAAAGTTCCCAGGAAACGCAGACCCAGTTCGTTTTCGACCAAAAAGATTCAAACTTGGATGATTTTCAGCAGGCCCATGAAGAGAaagttgaagaagaagatgatgagcTGCAGAGCATGGATGAGATTTACAGCCAGCTGAAAGGCGGTCACTTTAGCAGGACTAAGTCAGACACTGAACCCGCCTCGGGGGAGATACCGACCAGACTTCCGGCCAGGATGAGGAAATCTGCGAGTTTGAAGTCGGCGTTTGGACACTTTGAAGAGGAGAATATCGTGGAGGCGCGACGGCCGGCGACTATGAGGGAGAGGAGTAATGCTAAAGTGACAGAGGGTGATGAAGAGGTGGACGCAAAAGCTgatgatttcatcaacaagTTTAAGCAGCAGCTAAAGCTTCAGAGGTTGGATTCCATTCTCAGGTACAAGGACATGATAGGGAGGGGGATTGGGGGCCGATAA